TATGAAGAAACAGCTGTCCCACAACTGAAAGCACAAGACAAGCcagtgggaagaaaaaaaaattaagaagacAAAGCACATGGATCAGGACGCACAAGTAACAACAATCTTAGTCCTCAGAGTCCCCCAAACCACAAAGTCACGCCTACACAAACGACATATAcccacaaaattaaaataaaataagtaaaataaaataagatatacACTATAAGACTATTAAAAATGGAATACAAAGGctctttaaaactaaaaaaagatgtgaaaatTCTAAATGTGTTGAAAAAGTAAATGCTGCataaacacaatcacaaaataataataaaaccagatttaaCATAAGAGACTTTAAGAGAGAAAGGGTGTAAGTAAAATACAAAGTGAACTTTTTTAGAAAAggtaactttttaaaactttttttggaAACAGCTGGCCAGGGTCTCCATGTGCCACACATAATAATTACCAAACTTCAAAGATTTATTGTTGTGTGTGCTGATGTCAGTAGCATTATAATCCAGTAAAATATCATCAGCTttactttaattaatttgtagTTCACATAATAAAAGTGAACCGTGAGAgcatttaaagatattttgcttaatattaaaatccacttttaaattatttcagttcGATGTAAAAACCTGATGAAGGGCCGAACACGACCCCTCCGTGATGCTGCTGGAATTGCAGGTTAAAAAaacctgtgatttttttttacatatcttGTTTTGGGGGCGCCACAGTTGCAGTTCGCTTTGCTCCACATTACCTTCGACCAGCCGTCCTcacagaggaagtcctgcatgTAGACACAACTAATGGCGCTATTAACGATGAGTTCATTTTATTACCAACGAGTcgcgggaaataaagaccagTTTGAAAGAAATGAAGACACCACTCAAAGAGctagtgggaaaaaaaacacgaCCCAGCCTCCAGTCTGTGCGTGTCTGGAACAAATGAGTCATGTTGGACGCAGGCCAACAAGAACATTGGTTAACAACATGTTTGCATCACATATGTCTTGGACTTTGAGAGAATGAAAATGCTTTGGTTAATGACAGCACGTTTAATTTCCAATTTGCATTTTCTCTGTGGgattattaagttttttttatttctttcatttaatttgatgaaatttaatttaattctcaCTTGGTCTTATTACAACACAAGGGCAGTAAATAGCTCCAATTTTACATATCTAAAGTGTACCTGAAGAGAGAGAAGTAGGAGGCTGTGTGACTACTGCTATTTTAATACAGAGAAAAATGCGCTGCATATATAGGACTGATATAAACTGAGagaatatctatctatctatctatctatctatctatctatctatctatctatctatctatctattgtattattttattattgaaaaaaTTGAATGCAGATTGCATTGGACACGTGCGTATAGACGCACATAAGCTTTCTTGCTTCggcttatttttttaatattttttagtttCAGTTATTGTTGGTGTGAATGTTGTGGAGGGTGATAATGTGAACTGCTCAGATAAATAAAGAACTAATTCTACTCGCCTTTTGACTCGCGCCCCTCCAGAGGAGCGAGACCGCAGCAGCCCAGAAAAATGCCTCTTCATATAAAGTTATGTTAATATTCTAAATATTAGCAGTaacagcattttatttgtttattttttggttaGTTAGTATTCCCCTCCACCACCGGATTTCCTTATTTAGGAGGAAAACACTCCTCTCCTCGCAAGAACCATGTGTTCCTCCCATCTTCACAGAACGAGACATTCCTTTCGCGTTAGTCCGGATGGTGGTCGGTTTACGGGAAGCTCCGCCTGCTGCCCTCCGCCTCCTCCCGTCACATAAAGATCCCCTCACCTCCTCACTCCCGGTACTTCGGTTTTCATTCAGTCGAAGCTTGAAGGACTGAAACTTTTAaactctgttattttttccgAGTTTTCCTCACAGCAAACATGGCTCAGATCAGCGGCTTCCTCAAATGCATCTTCATCAGCTTCAACGTCTTCTTCGTGGTGAGTCATCCCGGGATATtatggggcgccaagtgtaaaaaatcaatataaaagTTGTACCTGacactttttcattatttatctcacatttagcacattttcctacattttcctacattaaCATAACTGTTAACATATATAATGGTAAAacagaacatctaaatctaaatgttagaTGTTAtgtctaaatgttaaatcttatatttaaatcttaaattatATATCTAAATCTTGTATCTTAAATCTAAAAgctaaatcttatatctaagtttaaatgtttaacctaAACGTTTATAATATATACTAATTGACCCTTTTAACCTCAACCTATAGCCAAATGTATGCACCAAACATTTGGagtgttttaatttattgttttaatgtattgatttttttggggggggggaggggtgAATATGTTGACATAGAGaaagattttcacatttatattcatatttatatatgtactTTTATAGTCAGGATCAgatcttacaaaaaaaaaaaaaaaaaaatgcttacaaaacaataacctaAACGGCGCCAGACTACCTCCCTCCAccccttaatccagagctacactccctctccacagttacactctgctagtgctcccaccacaacgtggtgcaaaatcagtagctagagcatttccgcacttagcttgTGTCTTTTACTTAAAATGGGTTaggatttgtccagctctttgcctcaaccaagtactgaataagctgtgtgcacttatgtccaagatgagattgtttgatgaatttgtgatcttttatttaaacaaaatgacttacaaaaaataaataaataaagtcccTTCTTGCTTGTATTCTTGCTCTTacatgtaagtcgctttggataaaagagtctgctaaatgactgtagaatagaatagaatagaatctaatacttatttgttttttttttccagattgtGGGCGGAGTCATCATCGGCCTGGCTGCACTGTCTCAGGCTGTCATCAGCGCCCAAGTAGAAAATGTGAGGACACGCTcttgttaaacaaaaacaaaagcctcTGAAAACCTACGATGTTAACATGCTGTCAAAATCCTGTTCCAGCAGCTTGAGGGTCAGGCCAGCGGCCTCATTTTGCTCTATGTCATTGGTATCGTTACCATGGTGATCGCCTTGGTGGGAGCCTGTGGGGCTCATAAGGAGAGCAAAGCCTGCCTGATTGTGGTGAGTTTAAATGTCGGCACCATCCACCTCCACAGGACGTTCAGAGGCGTTTTATCAGAATCACTGACTTCATTTCCTGTAAACACCTGATTAAGATCAGTTATAAGTGTGGTTCATATGTGCCAGAGGAACAAAAGCTGCTGCAAATCACCTGCAGGCcaatgttctttattttctagTCAGCGGCAGGTCATCAAACATCAATTAGGTAATCAACACGTCACCATTTTTCTCAGTAAATTTATTTCTGAAGGTGCTCTTGATGTGAAATTTTCACCAGATGTTGGTAACAACCAATGTAATCCATGCAAACACCAAACCTTAAATGTCCATAAATTAAGTTATGTGCAATAAAATGGAAGAAGAACGGGAGGTGCGTCTtaagttttaaatataaaaaagtatataaagcCATAGTGAAAGTCATGGAGTCTAATACGGCTGCCAGCCTGTGGTGccacaatatgaaattagatTTGTAATTGTACTGGcatcataaactctggttcataGAGGGCACCAGACTAACAGTTTTTGCTCTCTGACCTCTTGACCCGGGATGAACCTACCacaaccctcaggtcatctggacccagtttcttatcagttcccagaattagaaccagacatggagaagctgcattcagcttctatgctccacatgtctggaacaaactcccagaaagtctcagatcagctgaaacactcagtttatttagatccaggttaaagacccacctgttctctgctgcatggaactagtttttatttagaagtcaaagtctacatctggttctgttgatcatgttttaatattgtctttccccacactggaaccttatttcttgcattttacctattttattttagccttttctttctgtttttatttaattaattttatttcttttaatctttgtttttttaatgcacttgtattgctttctgcacctgctgtaatgtttttttatgtaaagcactttgaattgtctcgtacatgaaatgtgctgtacaaataaatttgccttgcatttcctttcttctttttctctgcagttCCTGGTGTGTATGGTCATCGGAAGTCTGATGATGTTCCTAGCTGGAATCCCGGTAGCCATCGCCCGTCCCCAGGTAACAATCCTGATGTTCTACTTCAGGTTCTACTGTTGGTTCTACTGTTGGTTCTACTGCAGACAAGAGAGGAGATTTGGTTCATTTAATGGAAACAGTTTGTTGACAGACCAGTTTACATTTAGGAAAGTGGGagcttcttttttctcctgcgTTAAACTGAGCTTGGGCGGTGCATTAAGAGCAGGACAGACCGACAGACAGATGCCACATTTAAAACCAACAGAAATGTTAGTTTTGACTCATTTCCTGTAACTTCAAAATCAAAATTAAGAAACACTTCTTCCAGAATGAAACCAgcattgtttatatttatatttggcGAGTTCAAACATTTTATATACCTGGAATTATTTTTATGTCACATGTTTGTTAAGACTGAACTCAGTTAAAActcaaacatttcacatttctgAGGAGGAAACCTGAACGTCTCTCAGTTCTGGACGGCAGTTTCCAGTTAGTTAAAATATCAGTGATGATTAATAATCAGCTGTAAGGTGATGACTGCTTCGTTTTTACAGCCTCCATTAATGCTGGTTTGTTTGTAGGTGGAGGGCGTGCTGGAGGCCAGGTTCCGTCAATTTCTTCCTCTGGACAAGGCCGAGTCCAACGTGAAGCAGATAGCCGACGCCGTGCAGACTCAGGTGAGAAGTTACCTGGTCAGGTAACGTGGTTAGGATCAGAAGATCTGTTCCAACAGTCCGCCTCTTTCGGGTTGTTGACTGTGGGTGTAGATCTGTCTTTACTATCAGGAGTGGAGTTATTTGCTTTCTTGTTCTTGCTGCTCTTACCATTCTTCCCaccaatcaatggattgcatcatgtcaagctccacccttttgggttggATCAGTAAGATGTGGACCCCAACCAAAGGGCCCCAAAAACGTAGGAGAGGCCGGATATTCTGGCACCTGTCCCAGTTTCtgcctgtggaaaaaaaagtgtcccATTCTTAGTGGGACCCCTGGGTGGACACGAACATATCTCCATGGATGAAGCATTCTCTAAACAGATTCTAACCATaaacaccagaaccaggaaaacaaaaacagaagtttttaCTTCTCATGTTCCAGCAATCTGTctataaatttaaaaacctttttttctcagCTGGACTCCATGGGGGCTCTGGCAAGGACCTTCCTCTGATTtgtcatgattttattttctctttacatGTTTCCTCTAGGCTTTAGAAAATATGGCAAGTGCTGACAGATCAACTGGGAAACACTGACTTCAGCAGTG
The window above is part of the Melanotaenia boesemani isolate fMelBoe1 chromosome 23, fMelBoe1.pri, whole genome shotgun sequence genome. Proteins encoded here:
- the LOC121634697 gene encoding CD63 antigen-like isoform X1, with translation MAQISGFLKCIFISFNVFFVIVGGVIIGLAALSQAVISAQVENQLEGQASGLILLYVIGIVTMVIALVGACGAHKESKACLIVFLVCMVIGSLMMFLAGIPVAIARPQVEGVLEARFRQFLPLDKAESNVKQIADAVQTQMHCCGLFSYKDWENDIPDSCECTEVVEKYECQNINYRDFYQMKTKSIYSEPCFPIILHYVLMVVDIGLGVFFFLAALAVLGMILSSIMIHQLRHPERPTVLFTVPTIFTSGPPKYQELHNPPPPY
- the LOC121634697 gene encoding CD63 antigen-like isoform X2; protein product: MAQISGFLKCIFISFNVFFVIVGGVIIGLAALSQAVISAQVENLEGQASGLILLYVIGIVTMVIALVGACGAHKESKACLIVFLVCMVIGSLMMFLAGIPVAIARPQVEGVLEARFRQFLPLDKAESNVKQIADAVQTQMHCCGLFSYKDWENDIPDSCECTEVVEKYECQNINYRDFYQMKTKSIYSEPCFPIILHYVLMVVDIGLGVFFFLAALAVLGMILSSIMIHQLRHPERPTVLFTVPTIFTSGPPKYQELHNPPPPY